Proteins co-encoded in one Arachis stenosperma cultivar V10309 chromosome 7, arast.V10309.gnm1.PFL2, whole genome shotgun sequence genomic window:
- the LOC130941370 gene encoding probable leucine-rich repeat receptor-like serine/threonine-protein kinase At3g14840 isoform X2, translated as MKLVTLFFFFFFLSFLITSSFVSAATLQQQEVQVLKEIGNTLGKKDWDFSVDPCSGERNWSSPASKSYSTLNAVTCDCSFSNNNLCHVVSIDLTLNYLNGTIPKQWSSLNLVNLSLYGNRISGSIPKELGNITTLKSLSLEFNQLSGELPPELGNLLQLERLHVTSNFFTGNLPATFARLSKLNHVRLGDNQFSGAIPNFIQSWTSLQRLVIHGSGMSGPIPSGISFLKNLTDLRISDLKGPDSYFPPLSNLTNLETLVLRSCNLIGSVPDYLGNVTTLRSLDLSFNKLSGSIPNSLHVPENMNMLYLTGNFFTGPLPNWIANPDYTDLSYNNFSIEKPDQLTCQQGAVNLFASALKGNNSGTYPCLGITSCPKPSYSLYINCGGKIITYNGNVTYDEDSQEAGQAKSLRSGSNWAISNTGHFFDSGVVDYYTWSNTSKLAMNNAELYMNARVSALSLTYYGYCMGNGSYTVNLHFAEIMFTDDQTYSSLGRRVFDIYIQRKLVLKDFDIAKEAGGVGKAIIKNFTANVTSGTLEIRLQWAGKGTTAIPFASVYGPLISAISVNPDFTPPLEKESNNKGSGIPVGAILGIVFAGALVIIMVFGIAWWRGCLGQNSSLHRDLQGLDLKTGIYTLRQIKAATNNFDIACKIGEGGFGPVYKGILPDGTAIAVKQLSSRSKQGNREFTNEIGMISALQHPCLVKLYGCCMEGDQMLLIYEYMENNSLARALWGKEKTQLKLDWSTRRKICIGVAKGLAYLHGESRLKIVHRDIKATNVLLDKDLNPKISDFGLAKLDEEGQTHISTRVAGTFGYMAPEYAMRGYLTDKADVYSFGIVALEIVSGKSNNMGWQREECFSLFDWALLLKEKGDLMDLVDEKLGSHYKKDEAMLIINVALLCTNTSPLNRPTMSSVVGMLEGKTAVQEVVPDTTQVFGEKKLEMIREYYQQKGKDKIPDTEDVSTSTNETAAFVANSEDNSINMDSSYWERSGR; from the exons ATGAAACTCGTgactctcttcttcttcttcttctttctctccttTCTCATTACATCCTCATTTGTTTCTGCAGCCACTCTACAACAACAGGAAG TGCAAGTTCTGAAGGAGATagggaacacacttgggaagaAAGATTGGGACTTCAGCGTAGATCCATGTAGTGGAGAACGAAACTGGTCTTCCCCTGCTTCCAAATCTTACTCGACACTAAATGCTGTCACTTGTGATTGTTCTTTCTCTAATAACAATCTCTGCCATGTTGTTAGCAT TGATCTCACTCTCAACTACCTTAACGGCACAATCCCAAAACAATGGAGTTCCTTGAATCTTGTCAACCT TTCCCTTTATGGAAATCGAATATCGGGCTCAATTCCAAAGGAGTTGGGAAACATAACTACCCTGAAAAGTTT GTCCTTGGAGTTCAATCAACTCTCCGGAGAGCTTCCTCCTGAGCTTGGGAATCTTTTACAGCTTGAAAGATT gcATGTTACCTCCAACTTTTTTACTGGGAATTTACCCGCAACATTTGCTAGGCTCAGTAAACTGAATCACGT TCGACTCGGCGATAATCAATTTTCCGGAGCAATCCCCAATTTTATTCAGAGCTGGACAAGTCTTCAGAGGCT GGTGATCCATGGGAGTGGTATGAGTGGACCAATTCCTTCTGGAATTTCATTTCTGAAAAACCTTACTGACTT GAGAATCAGCGACTTGAAAGGACCAGATTCTTATTTTCCACCACTCAGTAACTTGACAAATTTGGAAACACT AGTACTGAGAAGTTGCAATCTTATAGGATCGGTTCCTGACTATCTTGGAAATGTAACTACTTTAAGATCATT AGACCTCAGTTTTAACAAATTAAGTGGAAGTATCCCAAACTCCCTCCATGTCCCAGAGAACATGAATATGCT GTACTTAACTGGAAACTTTTTCACTGGACCACTGCCGAATTGGATTGCTAACCCGGACTACAC GGATCTTTCATATAACAACTTCAGCATCGAAAAGCCAGATCAGTTGACATGTCAACAAGGAGCTGT AAACCTATTTGCATCAGCTTTGAAGGGAAATAACTC GGGAACTTATCCATGTTTGGGGATCACCAGCTGTCCTAAAC CTTCATACTCTCTCTATATAAATTGTGGTGGGAAGATCATAACTTATAATGGAAACGTTACATATgatgaagattcacaagaagcTGGACAAGCAAAATCTCTTCGTAGTGGATCAAACTGGGCAATTAGCAACACTGGTCACTTCTTTGATAGTGGGGTtgtggactattatacatgGTCTAACACGTCTAAGCTTGCTATGAACAATGCCGAGTTGTACATGAATGCACGTGTTTCGGCACTTTCTCTGACATATTATGGGTATTGCATGGGAAATGGAAGCTACACAGTAAATCTCCATTTTGCTGAGATAATGTTTACTGATGATCAAACATATAGTAGCCTCGGTAGGCGTGTATTTGACATATATATTCAG AGGAAGTTGGTGCTAAAGGATTTCGATATTGCAAAAGAAGCAGGAGGAGTCGGTAAGgcaatcataaaaaattttacagCTAATGTGACCAGTGGCACCTTGGAGATTCGCTTACAGTGGGCCGGGAAAGGGACAACTGCTATTCCATTTGCATCAGTATACGGTCCTCTTATATCAGCCATATCTGTCAATCCAG ACTTTACACCACCATtggaaaaagaaagtaacaaTAAAGGAAGTGGTATACCTGTGGGGGCTATCCTTGGAATTGTATTCGCTGGAGCACTTGTCATTATTATGGTATTTGGTATAGCTTGGTGGAGAGGATGTTTAGGACAAAACAGTTCATTACATAGAG ACCTACAGGGTTTGGATCTAAAAACCGGCATATATACCTTAAGGCAAATCAAAGCAGCAACAAACAACTTTGATATTGCTTGTAAGATTGGAGAAGGAGGGTTTGGTCCAGTATATAAG GGTATTCTTCCAGATGGCACAGCAATAGCAGTTAAACAGCTTTCTTCTAGATCGAAGCAGGGGAATCGCGAGTTCACAAATGAGATTGGCATGATTTCTGCTTTGCAACACCCGTGTCTAGTTAAGCTCTATGGCTGTTGTATGGAAGGAGATCAAATGTTGTTGATATATGAATATATGGAAAACAATAGCCTTGCCAGGGCTTTGTGGG GCAAAGAGAAAACTCAACTGAAATTGGATTGGTCAACAAGGCGCAAGATTTGTATAGGCGTTGCTAAAGGCTTGGCGTACCTCCATGGAGAGTCAAGATTAAAAATAGTTCATAGGGACATCAAGGCTACTAATGTGTTGCTGGATAAAGATCTAAACCCAAAGATATCGGATTTTGGTTTAGCCAAGCTTGATGAAGAGGGTCAAACACACATAAGCACTAGAGTGGCTGGCACTTT TGGATATATGGCACCCGAATATGCAATGCGTGGTTATTTGACAGACAAAGCAGATGTGTATAGTTTCGGAATTGTTGCCTTGGAAATAGTTAGCGGGAAAAGCAACAACATGGGCTGGCAAAGGGAAGAATGCTTCTCTCTTTTTGACTGG GCTCTTCTCTTGAAAGAGAAAGGTGATCTAATGGACCTAGTTGATGAGAAGTTGGGTTCACACTACAAAAAAGATGAAGCAATGCTCATCATcaacgtggctcttctctgcACAAATACCTCTCCATTGAACCGGCCAACCATGTCGTCAGTGGTAGGCATGCTCGAAGGCAAAACCGCTGTACAAGAAGTGGTGCCGGACACGACGCAGGTATTTGGCGAGAAAAAGTTAGAGATGATCCGAGAGTATTACCAACAGAAGGGGAAAGATAAGATTCCAGACACTGAAGATGTGAGCACATCAACTAATGAAACTGCTGCATTTGTGGCTAATTCAGAAGACAATTCAATCAACATGGATTCTTCTTATTGGGAAAGAAGTGGTAGATGA
- the LOC130941370 gene encoding probable leucine-rich repeat receptor-like serine/threonine-protein kinase At3g14840 isoform X1 → MKLVTLFFFFFFLSFLITSSFVSAATLQQQEVQVLKEIGNTLGKKDWDFSVDPCSGERNWSSPASKSYSTLNAVTCDCSFSNNNLCHVVSIVLKSQNLSGTLPPEFAKLPYLQEIDLTLNYLNGTIPKQWSSLNLVNLSLYGNRISGSIPKELGNITTLKSLSLEFNQLSGELPPELGNLLQLERLHVTSNFFTGNLPATFARLSKLNHVRLGDNQFSGAIPNFIQSWTSLQRLVIHGSGMSGPIPSGISFLKNLTDLRISDLKGPDSYFPPLSNLTNLETLVLRSCNLIGSVPDYLGNVTTLRSLDLSFNKLSGSIPNSLHVPENMNMLYLTGNFFTGPLPNWIANPDYTDLSYNNFSIEKPDQLTCQQGAVNLFASALKGNNSGTYPCLGITSCPKPSYSLYINCGGKIITYNGNVTYDEDSQEAGQAKSLRSGSNWAISNTGHFFDSGVVDYYTWSNTSKLAMNNAELYMNARVSALSLTYYGYCMGNGSYTVNLHFAEIMFTDDQTYSSLGRRVFDIYIQRKLVLKDFDIAKEAGGVGKAIIKNFTANVTSGTLEIRLQWAGKGTTAIPFASVYGPLISAISVNPDFTPPLEKESNNKGSGIPVGAILGIVFAGALVIIMVFGIAWWRGCLGQNSSLHRDLQGLDLKTGIYTLRQIKAATNNFDIACKIGEGGFGPVYKGILPDGTAIAVKQLSSRSKQGNREFTNEIGMISALQHPCLVKLYGCCMEGDQMLLIYEYMENNSLARALWGKEKTQLKLDWSTRRKICIGVAKGLAYLHGESRLKIVHRDIKATNVLLDKDLNPKISDFGLAKLDEEGQTHISTRVAGTFGYMAPEYAMRGYLTDKADVYSFGIVALEIVSGKSNNMGWQREECFSLFDWALLLKEKGDLMDLVDEKLGSHYKKDEAMLIINVALLCTNTSPLNRPTMSSVVGMLEGKTAVQEVVPDTTQVFGEKKLEMIREYYQQKGKDKIPDTEDVSTSTNETAAFVANSEDNSINMDSSYWERSGR, encoded by the exons ATGAAACTCGTgactctcttcttcttcttcttctttctctccttTCTCATTACATCCTCATTTGTTTCTGCAGCCACTCTACAACAACAGGAAG TGCAAGTTCTGAAGGAGATagggaacacacttgggaagaAAGATTGGGACTTCAGCGTAGATCCATGTAGTGGAGAACGAAACTGGTCTTCCCCTGCTTCCAAATCTTACTCGACACTAAATGCTGTCACTTGTGATTGTTCTTTCTCTAATAACAATCTCTGCCATGTTGTTAGCAT AGTTcttaaatcacaaaatttatcTGGCACTCTTCCTCCGGAGTTTGCAAAGTTGCCTTACCTGCAAGAAAT TGATCTCACTCTCAACTACCTTAACGGCACAATCCCAAAACAATGGAGTTCCTTGAATCTTGTCAACCT TTCCCTTTATGGAAATCGAATATCGGGCTCAATTCCAAAGGAGTTGGGAAACATAACTACCCTGAAAAGTTT GTCCTTGGAGTTCAATCAACTCTCCGGAGAGCTTCCTCCTGAGCTTGGGAATCTTTTACAGCTTGAAAGATT gcATGTTACCTCCAACTTTTTTACTGGGAATTTACCCGCAACATTTGCTAGGCTCAGTAAACTGAATCACGT TCGACTCGGCGATAATCAATTTTCCGGAGCAATCCCCAATTTTATTCAGAGCTGGACAAGTCTTCAGAGGCT GGTGATCCATGGGAGTGGTATGAGTGGACCAATTCCTTCTGGAATTTCATTTCTGAAAAACCTTACTGACTT GAGAATCAGCGACTTGAAAGGACCAGATTCTTATTTTCCACCACTCAGTAACTTGACAAATTTGGAAACACT AGTACTGAGAAGTTGCAATCTTATAGGATCGGTTCCTGACTATCTTGGAAATGTAACTACTTTAAGATCATT AGACCTCAGTTTTAACAAATTAAGTGGAAGTATCCCAAACTCCCTCCATGTCCCAGAGAACATGAATATGCT GTACTTAACTGGAAACTTTTTCACTGGACCACTGCCGAATTGGATTGCTAACCCGGACTACAC GGATCTTTCATATAACAACTTCAGCATCGAAAAGCCAGATCAGTTGACATGTCAACAAGGAGCTGT AAACCTATTTGCATCAGCTTTGAAGGGAAATAACTC GGGAACTTATCCATGTTTGGGGATCACCAGCTGTCCTAAAC CTTCATACTCTCTCTATATAAATTGTGGTGGGAAGATCATAACTTATAATGGAAACGTTACATATgatgaagattcacaagaagcTGGACAAGCAAAATCTCTTCGTAGTGGATCAAACTGGGCAATTAGCAACACTGGTCACTTCTTTGATAGTGGGGTtgtggactattatacatgGTCTAACACGTCTAAGCTTGCTATGAACAATGCCGAGTTGTACATGAATGCACGTGTTTCGGCACTTTCTCTGACATATTATGGGTATTGCATGGGAAATGGAAGCTACACAGTAAATCTCCATTTTGCTGAGATAATGTTTACTGATGATCAAACATATAGTAGCCTCGGTAGGCGTGTATTTGACATATATATTCAG AGGAAGTTGGTGCTAAAGGATTTCGATATTGCAAAAGAAGCAGGAGGAGTCGGTAAGgcaatcataaaaaattttacagCTAATGTGACCAGTGGCACCTTGGAGATTCGCTTACAGTGGGCCGGGAAAGGGACAACTGCTATTCCATTTGCATCAGTATACGGTCCTCTTATATCAGCCATATCTGTCAATCCAG ACTTTACACCACCATtggaaaaagaaagtaacaaTAAAGGAAGTGGTATACCTGTGGGGGCTATCCTTGGAATTGTATTCGCTGGAGCACTTGTCATTATTATGGTATTTGGTATAGCTTGGTGGAGAGGATGTTTAGGACAAAACAGTTCATTACATAGAG ACCTACAGGGTTTGGATCTAAAAACCGGCATATATACCTTAAGGCAAATCAAAGCAGCAACAAACAACTTTGATATTGCTTGTAAGATTGGAGAAGGAGGGTTTGGTCCAGTATATAAG GGTATTCTTCCAGATGGCACAGCAATAGCAGTTAAACAGCTTTCTTCTAGATCGAAGCAGGGGAATCGCGAGTTCACAAATGAGATTGGCATGATTTCTGCTTTGCAACACCCGTGTCTAGTTAAGCTCTATGGCTGTTGTATGGAAGGAGATCAAATGTTGTTGATATATGAATATATGGAAAACAATAGCCTTGCCAGGGCTTTGTGGG GCAAAGAGAAAACTCAACTGAAATTGGATTGGTCAACAAGGCGCAAGATTTGTATAGGCGTTGCTAAAGGCTTGGCGTACCTCCATGGAGAGTCAAGATTAAAAATAGTTCATAGGGACATCAAGGCTACTAATGTGTTGCTGGATAAAGATCTAAACCCAAAGATATCGGATTTTGGTTTAGCCAAGCTTGATGAAGAGGGTCAAACACACATAAGCACTAGAGTGGCTGGCACTTT TGGATATATGGCACCCGAATATGCAATGCGTGGTTATTTGACAGACAAAGCAGATGTGTATAGTTTCGGAATTGTTGCCTTGGAAATAGTTAGCGGGAAAAGCAACAACATGGGCTGGCAAAGGGAAGAATGCTTCTCTCTTTTTGACTGG GCTCTTCTCTTGAAAGAGAAAGGTGATCTAATGGACCTAGTTGATGAGAAGTTGGGTTCACACTACAAAAAAGATGAAGCAATGCTCATCATcaacgtggctcttctctgcACAAATACCTCTCCATTGAACCGGCCAACCATGTCGTCAGTGGTAGGCATGCTCGAAGGCAAAACCGCTGTACAAGAAGTGGTGCCGGACACGACGCAGGTATTTGGCGAGAAAAAGTTAGAGATGATCCGAGAGTATTACCAACAGAAGGGGAAAGATAAGATTCCAGACACTGAAGATGTGAGCACATCAACTAATGAAACTGCTGCATTTGTGGCTAATTCAGAAGACAATTCAATCAACATGGATTCTTCTTATTGGGAAAGAAGTGGTAGATGA